The following proteins are co-located in the Bradyrhizobium sp. AZCC 2176 genome:
- a CDS encoding response regulator transcription factor, with translation MRLLVVEDDPDLNRQLTTALTDAGYVVDRAFDGEEGHYLGDSEPYDAVVLDIGLPKMDGISVLEAWRRNGRAMPVLILTARDRWSDKVQGFDAGADDYVAKPFHLEEVLARIRALLRRSTGHAQSELTCGPVSLDTRTGRVSVSGNPIKMTSHEYRLLAYLMHHTGRVVSRTELVEHLYDQDFDRDSNTIEVFVGRIRKKLDVDIIQTVRGLGYLLTPPTPGT, from the coding sequence TTGCGCCTGCTCGTTGTTGAGGACGATCCGGATCTCAACCGTCAGCTTACGACGGCTCTGACGGATGCCGGTTACGTGGTCGATCGCGCGTTCGACGGCGAGGAGGGGCACTACCTCGGTGACAGCGAGCCCTATGACGCCGTCGTTCTCGACATCGGGCTGCCCAAGATGGACGGTATCTCGGTGCTGGAGGCATGGCGCCGCAACGGCCGCGCCATGCCGGTCCTCATCCTCACCGCCCGCGACCGCTGGAGCGACAAGGTGCAGGGGTTTGACGCCGGCGCCGACGACTATGTCGCCAAGCCGTTTCACCTCGAAGAAGTGCTGGCGCGAATTCGCGCGCTGCTGCGCCGTTCCACCGGCCACGCGCAGTCCGAACTGACCTGCGGTCCCGTGTCCCTGGATACCCGCACCGGCCGCGTCAGCGTCTCCGGCAACCCGATCAAGATGACCTCGCACGAGTACCGGCTGTTGGCCTACCTGATGCATCACACCGGGCGGGTGGTATCGCGCACCGAACTGGTCGAGCATCTCTACGACCAGGACTTCGATCGCGACTCCAACACCATCGAGGTGTTCGTCGGCCGCATCCGCAAGAAGCTCGACGTCGACATCATCCAGACCGTGCGCGGGCTCGGCTATCTCTTGACGCCGCCGACGCCCGGAACCTGA